The sequence ATCGTCTGGTGTGAACCGGGGTGGCGAAGGGGACCAACGCGAATGCAGCTGCAGGGCCGAGAGCGGTCGCCACAGTTATCTGTTCAGTCTGCGAGTGGGAGGTCTTTATAATTATCCTACCTAACACGGGGGAgactccttccccccccccaagtccAGCTGAGCCCCTGGCTCCAGAGTTAGAGGACGGGGTGTCGGGGTGTCTTATGCCATCCTGAGTCACGACCCAGGGTGCCGggagggcagtgtgtgtgtgtgtgtgtgtgtgtgtgtgtgtgtgtgtgtgtgtgtgtgtgtgtgtgtggtgcttggGGTTGGATGCCAGGGGTGTCTGGACGGGGAAGATATAGCCAGGCTGTACACCACCTCGGCTCTCCAAGCCCCGGCCATCTGGCTCCGGCCTGGCTGGCACTATGGCAGCCGACCCAGAGTTAGAGAGGTGCAGCGGGAACACGGAGAGTGTGAGAAAGGGGAAGCAGGTgttcacccccccaccccaccccactccccgcCTTTCATTTCTCATCCTCGGGCTCGTTTGCGGGGAGGATCAGTCTCTTCCCCCACTCTTCTGACAACTTGCTGATGACAGGACCGTCGgcccctttctctttttagaagCCTCTTCAAGGGAGGCTTGTTGGACAACCAGCTGCGTTTTATGGGGTTGAGAAATGTTTGGGGACATCTGGGGTCAGTCTGCCCTCGGTTGTCTGGAGTTGGCGTGGGGAGGGGGGTCACCAGGGCTGCACGTCCCGGCGTCTGGCAAAAAGTAAACACTTAGCTTTGGGGCATATTCCCAGCCCACCCTTACCCTTCAGAGAGCAGGAAAGATCCCAGATTAGACGGGATAAAGGAGGATTTTATTCAGGGTTGAAGGTGATCGCAGCCCTCCTGTACCAGATGGGGAAAATGCATTATGCCCTGTTTTTCTCTTCGCGTCCCCGTGGTCTTCCAGCGCACACCTTTCTTTCCTGGCTCGGAGCTGGGTCAGGGCCTAGAGGTTGCCCAGGAGACTCGGCCTGGGGCTCGGAAGGGGTGGGGACAGTGGGGCACAGGAGTAACCGGCTCTTCCGGAGCCagcagtgggtgtgtgtgggtgtgtggtggtgAGGCGAAGGGGCGTGGTCACGGACGTCGGACTGGCGAGGCTCCTCCCCTGCCTGCCCTGTCTCGGACTGGTTAGCCCGGTGGTGGGAGGTAGGAAGATTCTCTAGTACGCcctggaaaaggaagaggagggaaaaaaaggataCCAGCTCTCCTGTgcacctgcctcctcccctccggTCCTCAGGTGCCAGTTCCAACGtaaccccccccttttttttttaatttatatatattttttaatttttttgtttgggggcTAGCATTCCTTAGCATAAGTCTACTTCTGCTTTCTCCTGAAGGAAGAACTCCCTTCCCTTGAGCGTGGCCTCTAGTTAGGGCTTTGAGGTTAGTGGGCTGTCGGAGGGGTGAGGTgtatccctccccccccccaggtgACCTATAAATCTCCTTTTGATTTTTCCAGACGAAGTTttaccatgtagtcctggctagcctggaactcgaTATGTAGACCAAGCCGGCCTTGAGCTCATGACGatcctccatctctgtctctccagtgtaggaattacaggcgtgggccaccatgaCCGACTTTATAAACCCACTTGGACAGGGGCGATAGAAAGATTTTgtttctccctgtctcctctgcctctcaggaATTTACTTACCTCAGTTGGGGACAGGAACCCCCTTAGCCTCTGCTGGCCCACATTGTTGGCAAGCTTTTCTAAAAAGATCTTCCTTCTGATTCCTTTCTGAACTATTTGTAATGACGGGTGGGATATGTCTCCCACACTCAGAATCCCCCTCTGGAGTAAGGAAATCCAATTTAGACTGCTGGATGTTTGGCTCTACTATATTCTGTCCACAGCCAGCTATCCAATCTCTTAGCATCCCCCAAAAGGAAATGGTATTTTTGACGCTTCCCCCATCAGCCAGAATTTCactctcctttttctgtttgttgctCTTCCGAGGTATTCAGACTTGGCTTTGCATAGTTTAAGCAATTGTTTATATTCTAGAATTACACCTCATTGAGTTGAATGGAATTTATGAAGCCAGAAAAGTCTTGAATTGTAAGGAAAGTAAATGAAGTTTCTTTACTAGTTATATCTAATGTATGACCTTGAGCAAGTCAGTGAGTCACTTGgctctcagtttcttcatctgacaAATGAGAAGTTTGAATTTAAAAAGTGTtgggtggtggcgctcgcctgtaatcccagcactctagaggcagagccaggcggatctctgtgagttcaaggccagcctgagctacagtgtgaattccagaacagccaaggctttacagagaaaccctgtcttgaaaaaaaaaaaaaaaaatcaataagctATAACATCATATGACACTGTTTCCCATCTTGGTTCCCGGTAATACACATTTAGGTGAAGGCCAAACTCTCTAATTGCttgcttgattttattttccagttCCCCACAGCTAGATGTTAGAAAAAGTAcagggagccgggcggtggtggcgcacgcctttaatcccagcactcgggaggcagaggcaggcggatctctgtgagttcgaggccagcctgggctacagagtgagttccaggacaggttcacggaaaaaccctgtctcgaaaaaccaaaaaaaaaaaaaaaaaaagtatgggaACAGGAGACAACATTTGGGACATTTTATTTGTTGGTTAGTTTACTGTTTACCTTCTACCCTTTGGCCACAGTTAGACTCAAAGCCGAGTCTTCTTTCTCCACATGCAGGAATCTCTCCGACGTCCAAGGCCTTGCAGATGTCGCCAGCAAAGTGGTGATCCAGGCAGGACCAGGCTGTCCGTACAGAACAGAGGTGAGTGgacttctgtttctcttcatccctTTACGCTCCCTAACTATCAACCTCCTTTTTCACTACCCTGCAGAGGAAGCAGACAGCCCCGAAATTATCCTCCAGACAGACATCCCTCACAGTTAGAAAAGCATCATCTGCCTTCGGCCCTAGAAATGTGCTCTAGTCGTTTGGGTTAACCCTGAGATATGGCTCGCCTCTCGGTTTGACCTGGGTGAAGCGCTGTGGGCCTCGGAGCGGCGCTAGGACCCAGCTCGGCAGGGTCTGCGGGGAGAGCGGCGGGCACTAGGGCCCGGCGGCCGCGGCCTCGGTGGGCGGGCCCGGCGGCCGCGGCTTCCCCGCCCCCTCCGGCCCCGGCTCCTCCTCCCCCGCCGGCCATGTTGGCTGTGCTCGGGCCCCGCGGTTAGCCGCGGCCGCCTCCCGGACCCCGGACCCGGGCCCCGCTCCCGCGCCCCTCTCCCCGCGGGCGTCTCTCCCCTCCTGGCGCCCGGAGCGCGGCCATGTGACCCGCCCGCCCCCCGGGGAGAAGCGAGCCCCCGCCGGCTGGACGCCGTCGCCTCAGGTCTGTAGGGTGTGTGGCCGGGGCCGGGCGTCCCTCCGCGGCTGCGGCTCGGGAGCCGACCGGGGCTTCTCCCCGCGGCACGCCGCCCGGGGCTGTGCGGAGccggccgggccgggccgggctgCAGGCTGACGGGCCCGCGGGCCGGCGGGGGTCGGGGCGGCCGCGGCGGCGTCCCCGGAGGGCCCCACCTCCTGGGGCGGCGGCGGGGCTTGCCCGCGTGCCCGGCGGGATGGGGCTTCCCTGGCGGGTGGACGGGAGCCTGTGCGGAGCGGGGCTTTCGGCGGCGGTGAGCGGAGGCGGGAGGGGTTCCAGGGTCGGAGGTGACTCCCGGGCGCCGCAGGTTCTGTCCTGACGGTGGGGAGGGACTGGCTGCGGCTGGCGCCGGCTTGGCTTGCGCCGGGCGCCCAGGGCGAGTGCCCTGCCCCGGAGACCCTGCCTGGGCGCCTGGGCTTGAGCCAGGCGGAGGACTGAGGAGGAGAATAAAGAGGATTCCTCTCCAAGGAAATCCTCTGCTGCAGCGGGGATCCCCGTTTCCGTAGCAGAAAGGATGCTCTCTCACCATCCCTCTTCCCCGGCGTCCCCGACAGCAGAAGTCAATGCCAACAGCAGGCATCCTTTGTGGCGCTCTCTGGAGTGAGGGATGTGTGTCCTtgggggagtggtggtggtggggatcgCGTCCACCACCTCCATCTGTACACAAAcggcccctcccccagcctcccgcAGGAAGTGGCCGGGAAATGGCAGCTGTGCGTTCGATGCTGCGTCTCTTGTTGTTTTGAAATGTCCATTTTAATCtgatttggtttcattttctgagGCCTTGTGGGCAAGCTTGTGTGCCAAACGTGTGGCCCGAGAGACTTTTCCCTGTAACATCCATTTGTCAACCAGTGCTCAGCTATAGTTGACCCTCCTTTGTAGACTGGGTCTCTTCTGGACCGCCTCCCTCCCCCGCTGCGAGCTCTAGAGGTCATAGAGACTCAGACTCAGTTTTCACCAGCCGTACATTCATTACAAGTGGTGCAGATTCAGCTTAGCTGCCAAGACGACTTGGGATCTTTATGGAAAGAGAGTGGCTTCTTAATCCTGCTTAATGTTTTTAAGTGTGACAGTTTCTTTATCGCAGAGCATCTGAGCAAGTAAGCTTGTGAAAACACGGGCacaagggaagagaggaaatgggCACGGTGTATGTCTTATGATTTGTATATAGGGATGGGGACTGATTATACATGAGCGATATCAGCTTGTTCCTTAGTGATGATTCTAGCCTAGTCCTGCAGGGAAACCCATTCGTTGACCTGGATTCCTGGCAGTTCCACCTTCTACAGAGCTAATAGAGGAATTTGCTCTCATGATTTAACTCTTCTGTCTGTAAAAGAACATTTCTTGAAATGTGGGAATTTTTTCCTCTTGTGTATACTTATGCCTGtgcccacattttcttttccctttaaaaaactttttttattgttctactttatgtgtatgagtgttttgcccacatgtgtatctgtgcaccatgggtgtgcctggtgcccatagagacctgaagagggctttggatctcctggaactgggatGAAAAGATGgttgagctgtcatgtgagtgctcTGAACTGAATTCCTGTCCTCTGAAGTAGcagcctctcctctttctcctgaggacccaacccagggccgtgtgcttgctaggcaagcgctctaccactgagctatgctgAGCCATCCCCTCCCCACGCTTgtctgtgtctgtcctggaaccaggctggcctccaactcagagctcAACCTACCTgcccttccaagtgctggcatcagAGGAGTGAACCGCcctgtgagttttttgttttgttttgttttgtttactgtttttattattattattttgttttgggtttttgtttgtttgaaacagggtatcATTATAGCCCggttgtcctggatcttcctaagtagatcaggctggcctcaaactctcagagatctgcctacctcagcctcctgagtgctgggatggataAAAGGGCATGCCATTACACTACAgaaacttggtttttttttttatgctagggacaggctggcctagaaataaCTATTTGAGAtttaagctggctttgaacttgtagtgatcctcttgcctttcaAGTGTTGGGCTTAACCAAGAGACTTTTTCCCCTAAAGGATAAGGTGATGGCTTTTGTATCTCtccattttggtttgtttgtttgaggtccCCCTCCCCCAAGGTAGTGCCTCATTAGGTAGCTTTAGagggctggcctggagctctctatgtagaaTTTATAGAGATGTTCCTGccctgtctcccaaatgctaagattagcTGTGTGCCCCATTCCTGGCCAGGTCCCCTTTTGTTGCTATTTGGGTTTCGTTAGGGACAAGAGTTTGAATATTTAGAATTGAAATAAGATTATTTGAACTACCCTGAAAACTACATGCACCTGTCATtgaaatcatgattttttttttctatcagaaaCTTACCAACAGCATATAAATATATAGGTTAAAGATCTAGGAAAGAGCAGacatatgtgatttttttttttgtgaaaatgGTATCCTTACAATAAGATTGGATCATTGCTCTTCCTGGGGTGGCTGGTAATCTggaaccaatttttaaaaaagtatggtGTCCTTATCTCCCTGATTCATTGCCTCTCTGATGTGGACTGGTGGGTTGCTTTGACTTGTCTTTTAGCTAGATGGTATCAGGCATCTAGGTGATATCCGGTGTCTTTTGTgcgtgctgggaatttaactcaagGTCTCAGGCATGTGATGCTTTAATTatcattttagattttaaaaggtacatttatttgttgtgtttgcCACAGGGTGtgggtggagatcagaggacagctacCCTACCATGTGGGCTATGGGG comes from Onychomys torridus chromosome 20, mOncTor1.1, whole genome shotgun sequence and encodes:
- the LOC118570909 gene encoding translation initiation factor IF-2-like, yielding MEVVDAIPTTTTPPRTHIPHSRERHKGCLLLALTSAVGDAGEEGCPPPGSSPGAQAGSPGQGTRPGRPAQAKPAPAAASPSPPSGQNLRRPGVTSDPGTPPASAHRRRKPRSAQAPVHPPGKPHPAGHAGKPRRRPRSLVLPGSPLCWRHLQGLGRRRDSCMWRKKTRL